A stretch of DNA from Halolamina litorea:
CCAGCGCGTCGGCGGGGTTCGGGTCGTTGTCGGCCAGATGGGTGTACCGGTGTTCGGGGACCCGTGAGAGCGCCGCCGTGACGGCCTCGCTGTAGGCGTCGACCCCCGGCTCCGTCGGGTCGTCGCCGCCCCAGACGTCCCGGAGGACGGTCATCGAGTCGATTCGGACCTCGACACGGCGGGGCTCGTAGCGAGTCAACAGCTCCGAGAGCCCCAGTTGGAGGGCGACGTACTCGGCGGTATTGTTTCCCGACCGGGAGCCGACCGGGCGACCCAGCCGGGCGAGTTCGGTCTCCTCGGCGTCCATGATGACCGCTCCCGCTCCGGCCGGCCCGGGGTTGCCCCGCGAACTGCCGTCGACGTAGAGGACGAACTCGTCTCCGTCCGTCCCGGAGACTGCCGGCCGCGCGAGAGCGTCGGCCGACAGCCCTTCGATTGCGTCCCGTAACTCCCCGCGAGTGGTCGCGGGGTCGAACAGCCCCCCGTAGCCGGGGACGGCATCGTCGATGGCGTCCGTGGCCACCGCCATCTCGTAGCCGACGCCGGCCAACACCTCGTCGACGAGGCCGGCCAGCGGCGAGAGGTACTCTGCCGGGAGGGGTTCGTCGGTCACGAGCGCGCCCTCCGCGGTCGGTTCCGTTGCCCACCGGCACTCGGGGGTCGCTGCGCGCGCCGCTGCATACTGCCCCCTCGGCGGCCGAGCGCCATAACCCCTTCAGGTAGCGGTGATCGAGAGGTCTCACGGCGGCGGCGACGATCTCGCCGCCGCCGACCAACGGTGCGGGTCAGTTCGACGGTTCCGAACCTGTTTCCGCTGGTTCCGCGGTCCCGCTGTCGGGACTGACGACGGTTCGGTCGGGGAGTGACGACCCCCGTTCGGGTGAGCGAGTCAGAAGCCGCTGGAGCAGCGTCTCCTCGCCCGGATCGGATTTCTCGATCACGTCGTACTCGACGATGACGCCGCCGTCGGCCGCCGGGGAGAGTCGGAAGTAGTTGAGACGGTACGACGAGTAGTAGACGGGCGGGAGCACGCCGAACAGCGGGTCGACCCGGTGGAGGCGCTTGAGCCACGTACCGGTGTTGAGGGCGAGGGAGTCCCCGACTTCGGTCACTGATGGCCGGTGGGTGTGTCCGTAGACGTACACAGCGACCTCGGAGTTCGACGCGAACACCGTCCTGGCCCGGTTGAGGTACTTCTCTACCGGTTCGACGTCCGTCCGCGAGCGCGTGAGGCCGAACCGTCTGAGCGTCTTCCGGGCGTCGCGTACGAACACCGAGAGCGGGACCGCGATCGCCAGCAACAGCAGGACGAGCACCAGGTTCCCCGCCAGGACGAGTTCGACGAGCCGCCCGGCCGGGCCGAACAGTCCGAGGAACTGCTGGATCAACGCCAGCGGCAGCGACCACACACCGAACCGATCGAGCGCGAACACGCCGACGTACAGCAGCCCGACGTTGAACAGGAGCAAGAAGGGCACAACCGAAAAGCGAAGCCACGCGCTCATCTCCCGGTAGAAGTAGTTCGAGACCATCCAGTCGGGGATCTGAGTCATCGGCGTCACCGCTTGGATGTCCTTCAGCCAGTTGTACTTCCCACGACCCGAGAGTCGCCCTGCACGGCTCGTGATCTGACGGTTCACGAAGTAGCCCGGCGGGTTCGCGTAGGGGTTTCCGAAGTCCGGGATCCGATTGTTGGGGTCCTCCTGCATCCCGTGTTCGACGTGGACGAGGTAGTCGCCGACCGGGCGCTCTATCGCGACTTCCTGTTCCAGCGTGACGTTGTACTCCGCCAGCCGGTCGACGTACTCGGGATACGCGGCGAGTTCGTAGTCGTGGTTACCCGGGATGAGCGTGATCGGCATCTCCCGTCCGGTCGTCCTGAGTTGCTCGAACAGTTCCGGGTAGCGCTCGACGAGCGCGTCGAACTTCGCCGGCCCCTCAACGCCCGTGAACTCCCACAGGCCGAACGCGTCGCCGTTGATGATC
This window harbors:
- a CDS encoding metallophosphoesterase translates to MPDTYYLISDLHIGGDEQLEQVDFLDELLDFLRDLAGRDEDAELIINGDAFGLWEFTGVEGPAKFDALVERYPELFEQLRTTGREMPITLIPGNHDYELAAYPEYVDRLAEYNVTLEQEVAIERPVGDYLVHVEHGMQEDPNNRIPDFGNPYANPPGYFVNRQITSRAGRLSGRGKYNWLKDIQAVTPMTQIPDWMVSNYFYREMSAWLRFSVVPFLLLFNVGLLYVGVFALDRFGVWSLPLALIQQFLGLFGPAGRLVELVLAGNLVLVLLLLAIAVPLSVFVRDARKTLRRFGLTRSRTDVEPVEKYLNRARTVFASNSEVAVYVYGHTHRPSVTEVGDSLALNTGTWLKRLHRVDPLFGVLPPVYYSSYRLNYFRLSPAADGGVIVEYDVIEKSDPGEETLLQRLLTRSPERGSSLPDRTVVSPDSGTAEPAETGSEPSN
- a CDS encoding ribonuclease HI family protein — its product is MTDEPLPAEYLSPLAGLVDEVLAGVGYEMAVATDAIDDAVPGYGGLFDPATTRGELRDAIEGLSADALARPAVSGTDGDEFVLYVDGSSRGNPGPAGAGAVIMDAEETELARLGRPVGSRSGNNTAEYVALQLGLSELLTRYEPRRVEVRIDSMTVLRDVWGGDDPTEPGVDAYSEAVTAALSRVPEHRYTHLADNDPNPADALATVGADIASLGP